The following proteins are encoded in a genomic region of Neomicrococcus aestuarii:
- a CDS encoding MerR family DNA-binding protein, whose amino-acid sequence MEAIVRDCGRTAPQRTGSGYRDYDSSFLGRLTFIRSAQSLGITLDEIREILLFSERGEAPCSYVRSVLTSQLDGIDARIRELELLRDQLTEIVSGAEDLPPAAADCTCSLIEHVRLKTGHTAKASPGGFAADQLS is encoded by the coding sequence ATGGAAGCCATCGTCCGGGATTGCGGGCGTACGGCACCCCAACGCACCGGATCCGGGTACAGGGACTACGACAGTTCCTTCCTGGGAAGATTGACCTTCATCCGGTCAGCTCAAAGCCTGGGCATCACGCTGGATGAAATCAGGGAAATTCTCCTGTTCAGCGAGCGTGGTGAAGCGCCGTGCTCATACGTTCGGAGCGTCCTTACGAGTCAGCTGGACGGGATTGACGCGCGAATCCGGGAGCTGGAACTTCTACGGGACCAGCTAACGGAAATCGTCTCCGGCGCCGAAGACCTTCCCCCTGCGGCTGCTGATTGCACGTGCAGTTTGATTGAGCACGTGCGACTGAAGACCGGGCACACCGCCAAAGCTTCACCTGGCGGCTTCGCCGCAGACCAGCTCAGCTGA